One Salvelinus sp. IW2-2015 linkage group LG4q.2, ASM291031v2, whole genome shotgun sequence DNA window includes the following coding sequences:
- the LOC111963057 gene encoding homeobox protein Nkx-2.8-like, which translates to MAVAAKFSFSVRSILDLPEHDAKTAQPSPGNSCYSSPYSSWMDSDRSPCLSSDEGSLEISPNKSEAEKKKKRRVLFSKAQTFELERRFRQQRYLSAPEREQLAHLLSLTPTQIKIWFQNHRYKMKRSRVEGAPQDINQSPMLRRVVVPILVRDGKPYQTCFINTEKGGCLRPTTSPGTPFSLGYQSFQLPSPFGLPSPYQHFASPAASRHTFAWRDFLNDSAQFSSFK; encoded by the exons TTCCGTGAGGAGCATCCTGGATTTGCCTGAGCATGACGCCAAGACAGCGCAGCCTTCCCCCGGTAACTCCTGCTACAGCTCCCCTTACTCCTCCTGGATGGACAGCGACCGGAGCCCTTGTCTCT CTTCAGACGAGGGTAGTCTGGAGATCTCCCCAAACAAGTCCGAGGccgagaagaagaagaagcgccGCGTGCTCTTCTCAAAGGCCCAGACCTTCGAGCTTGAGAGACGCTTCCGTCAGCAGCGCTATCTGTCAGCACCAGAGCGGGAGCAGCTCGCCCATCTCCTCAGCCTGACGCCGACGCAGATCAAGATCTGGTTCCAGAACCACAGGTACAAAATGAAGAGGTCGCGAGTAGAGGGAGCGCCACAAGACATAAACCAATCGCCAATGTTGCGAAGAGTAGTGGTACCCATCCTAGTTCGGGATGGCAAGCCTTATCAGACCTGTTTCATTAACACGGAGAAAGGAGGCTGTCTTAGACCGACCACGTCCCCGGGTACACCCTTCAGTTTGGGGTaccagtctttccagcttccgtCACCGTTCGGTCTACCTTCCCCATACCAGCATTTTGCCAGCCCGGCAGCATCTAGACACACCTTTGCTTGGAGAGACTTTCTGAATGACTCAGCTCAATTCAGTTCTTTTAAGTGA
- the LOC111963504 gene encoding homeobox protein Nkx-2.1 → MSMSPRHTTPFSVSDILSPLEESYKKVSMENNNLGSPLASYRQPQVSQAMMQQHHMGHNGTVSAAYHMTATGVSQLSHTAMGGYCNGNLGNMSDLTPYQDGMRGSATATGWYGANTDPRFSTISRFMGSSSGMNMGSMGSLGSLVDVGKGMGPLSSTPRRKRRVLFSQAQVYELERRFKQQKYLSAPEREHLASMIHLTPTQVKIWFQNHRYKMKRQAKDKVSQQQMQQESSSCQQHSPRRVAVPVLVKDGKPCQGSAHTPTTTVQAHHQQGANVMIMSSNGSGLGQHQSQQVGSAGHSPDLAQHSASPPSLQTQVAGLSHLNSSSAEYGTALQCSALLYGRTW, encoded by the exons ATGTCGATGAGCCCTAGGCATACGACTCCTTTTTCTGTTTCCGATATCTTGAGTCCTCTTGAGGAGAGCTACAAGAAAGTAAGTATGGAGAATAACAACTTGGGGTCACCTCTCGCGTCGTACCGGCAGCCGCAGGTGTCTCAGGCGATGATGCAGCAGCACCACATGGGCCATAACGGGACGGTGTCCGCGGCATACCATATGACTGCGACGGGGGTGTCCCAGCTGTCACACACCGCGATGGGGGGCTACTGTAACGGCAACCTGGGGAACATGAGCGACCTGACGCCCTACCAGGACGGCATGAGAGGCAGCGCCACGGCCACTGGCTGGTACGGGGCCAACACAGACCCGCGATTCTCCACGA TCTCGCGCTTCATGGGCTCTTCTTCGGGCATGAACATGGGCAGTATGGGCAGCCTTGGCTCGCTAGTAGACGTGGGGAAAGGCATGGGCCCGCTCTCGAGCACCCCGAGAAGGAAGAGGCGCGTGCTGTTCTCTCAGGCTCAGGTCTACGAGCTCGAGCGGCGATTCAAACAACAGAAGTACCTATCGGCGCCTGAGAGAGAACACCTGGCGAGCATGATCCACCTCACCCCGACCCAGGTCAAAATCTGGTTTCAGAACCACCGATATAAAATGAAGAGGCAAGCGAAGGACAAAGTGTCGCAGCAGCAGATGCAACAGGAGAGTAGTTCCTGTCAGCAGCATTCCCCTCGGCGGGTGGCTGTGCCTGTGTTAGTGAAAGACGGCAAGCCATGCCAAGGCAGTGCCCACACTCCCACCACTACTGTCCAGGCCCACCACCAACAAGGTGCCAATGTTATGATCATGTCCAGTAACGGTTCAGGCCTAGGTCAGCACCAGAGCCAACAGGTGGGTAGTGCAGGTCACTCTCCAGACCTAGCACAACACTCCGCCAGCCCACCGTCTCTCCAGACCCAGGTAGCCGGGCTCTCTCACCTGAACTCCTCCAGCGCCGAGTACGGGACGGCCCTGCAGTGCTCTGCTCTGTTATATGGCAGGACATGGTGA